In a single window of the Coffea eugenioides isolate CCC68of chromosome 3, Ceug_1.0, whole genome shotgun sequence genome:
- the LOC113765707 gene encoding probable aldo-keto reductase 2: MASEVRRIKLGSQGLDVSVQGLGCMGMTHGYGPPKPEADMIKLIHHAFNKGITHFDTSIIYGPYTNEILVGKGLKGLPREKVQLATKFGVKPLEGGGTEVCGDPEYVREACESSLKRLGVDYIDLYYVHRIDTRVPIEITIGALKKLVEEGKVRYIGLSEASPETIRRAHAVHPISAVQLEWSLWTRDAEEEVIPTCRELGIGIVPFSPLGRGFFGGGAKLMENLSSNDFRKTVPKFQGENLEHNMKLLERVGELATRKGCTTSQLALAWVHHQGDYVCPIPGTTKIENLESNIKAVSVKLTPEEMAELESIASADASKGERYSADQLARTWRFANTPPLSSWKAT; encoded by the exons ATGGCGTCGGAAGTGAGGAGAATCAAGCTGGGGTCACAGGGCCTGGACGTGTCAGTCCAAGGCCTAGGTTGCATGGGAATGACTCATGGCTATGGTCCTCCAAAGCCTGAGGCAGATATGATCAAGCTCATCCACCATGCTTTCAATAAAGGCATCActcattttgacacctctatcATCTATGGTCCATATACTAATGAAATTCTCGTTGGAAAG GGGTTGAAGGGGTTGCCAAGGGAGAAAGTCCAACTTGCAACTAAATTTGGGGTGAAACCACTGGAAGGTGGAGGAACGGAAGTTTGTGGTGATCCAGAGTATGTGAGAGAGGCCTGTGAGAGTAGTTTGAAGCGTTTGGGAGTTGATTATATTGATCTCTACTATGTTCACCGGATTGATACAAGGGTTCCTATTGAAATCACG ATTGGAGCTCTGAAGAAACTGGTTGAAGAGGGTAAAGTGAGATACATAGGTCTGTCTGAGGCCTCACCAGAAACAATCAGGAGGGCTCATGCCGTTCACCCCATATCGGCTGTGCAACTAGAGTGGTCCTTGTGGACAAGAGATGCTGAGGAAGAAGTTATTCCCACATGCAG GGAACTTGGCATAGGAATTGTACCATTCAGTCCTCTGGGCAGAGGATTCTTCGGAGGTGGTGCAAAGCTTATGGAGAACTTGTCCAGCAATGACTTCCGCAAG ACTGTCCCTAAGTTTCAAGGGGAGAATCTTGAGCACAACATGAAGCTGCTCGAGCGCGTTGGTGAATTGGCCACAAGAAAGGGTTGCACCACATCCCAACTGGCCTTAGCATGGGTTCATCATCAAGGGGACTACGTCTGCCCTATTCCTGGCACCACCAAGATTGAGAACCTGGAGAGTAACATCAAGGCCGTTTCTGTGAAGTTGACACCAGAAGAAATGGCTGAGCTTGAATCCATTGCTTCTGCTGATGCATCAAAGGGTGAGAGATACTCAGCTGATCAATTGGCAAGGACTTGGAGGTTTGCTAATACTCCGCCCTTGTCATCTTGGAAAGCTACATAG
- the LOC113766092 gene encoding IN2-2 protein-like, which yields MAGGVRRIKLGSQCLKVSVQGLGCMGMPFGYGPPKPEADMIKLIHFFFQTLIHYAINSGITHPDTSDVCGPHTNEILIGKALRWVQREKVQIASKFASRILESGERTICGDPD from the exons ATGGCAGGAGGAGTGAGGAGAATCAAGCTGGGATCACAATGCCTAAAGGTATCAGTGCAAGGCTTAGGCTGCATGGGAATGCCTTTTGGCTATGGCCCTCCAAAGCCTGAGGCAGATATGATCAAGCTGATAcacttttttttccaaacg CTGATACACTATGCCATCAATAGTGGCATCACTCATCCGGACACCTCTGATGTCTGTGGCCCCCATACTAATGAAATCCTCATTGGAAAG GCATTGAGGTGGGTGCAAAGGGAGAAAGTTCAAATTGCTTCGAAGTTTGCCTCAAGAATTTTGGAAAGTGGAGAACGTACAATATGTGGCGATCCAGACTAG